In Rhipicephalus microplus isolate Deutch F79 chromosome 9, USDA_Rmic, whole genome shotgun sequence, one genomic interval encodes:
- the LOC119165619 gene encoding uncharacterized protein LOC119165619 — protein MSEGQSPTTTADTRHVHFFREHPVMGVNYRPTRLVEKLPHLRVCDVCRMVPKLIQLLPCDHVLCVMCHRSSCEGVDGISPNGRCPMDGKSFSTLECRGHDFRDMNPGDLKVYCWNEANGCQFVGPMEEMLRHYDNDECQFHVVRCFRCGARVLHRKLSAHYLSACNYALTSYGEDYASWDSAATIVRIVHASLKKMNAVLTNPHHYQLESTFRNWMKELVEQLREHESRLAVLSREVKAPAQPGSSRASAPISPVTEYQPRNLGDLLEDAAYMRLYPPIFFADLPSDLMQAMRPTSLQVYPQHAFSKDSVRGGVQGILYLAEPTLTTRSWSEVRGPARYLLTLRNCDTDVPLKGEDVFLAKVTVLHTLNCYFTVEVSVGYRLIYVRIELHGAGAQGPQGSLISLGVTVFDGQPSNGLQMSYCEDPCFCKRDADRLLHFRRTYTGNVYYLKRKGFFRDRTMQFQIELTHNQTARS, from the exons ATGTCTGAAGGTCAGTCACCCACCACCACGGCGGATACCAGACATGTGCACTTTTTTCGTGAGCACCCCGTCATGGGCGTCAACTACAGGCCCACAAGGCTCGTCGAGAAGTTGCCGCATTTGCGCGTGTGTGACGTCTGCCGCATGGTTCCGAAGTTGATACAGCTGTTGCCGTGCGATCACGTCCTGTGCGTAATGTGCCACAGATCCAGTTGCGAAGGCGTCGATGGGATTTCCCCTAATGGGCGCTGTCCCATGGATGGAAAATCGTTCTCAACGTTGGAATGCAGGGGCCACGACTTCCGCGACATGAATCCAGGCGACCTGAAG GTCTACTGCTGGAACGAGGCTAACGGATGCCAGTTCGTTGGGCCCATGGAAGAGATGCTGCGCCACTACGACAACGACGAATGCCAATTCCACGTGGTTCGCTGCTTCCGCTGTGGCGCTCGCGTCCTGCACCGCAAGCTCTCCGCACATTACTTGTCTGCCTGCAACTACGCTCTCACTTCCTACGGCGAAGACTACGCTTCTTGGGACTCCGCGGCGACGATTGTCAGAATAGTGCATGCTTCTCTGAAAAAAATGAACGCGGTTCTGACGAACCCGCACCACTACCAGCTAGAGTCGACCTTCCGGAACTGGATGAAAGAGCTGGTCGAACAGTTGAGAGAACACGAATCCCGCTTGGCGGTGTTGAGTCGCGAGGTGAAGGCACCAGCACAGCCCGGGAGTTCCCGGGCTTCGGCTCCGATTTCGCCCGTGACGGAGTACCAGCCGAGGAACTTGGGCGACTTATTGGAGGACGCGGCGTACATGCGACTCTACCCTCCAATCTTCTTCGCCGACTTGCCTTCGGACCTTATGCAAGCTATGCGACCGACTTCCCTCCAGGTGTACCCACAGCACGCCTTCTCCAAGGACTCGGTGCGGGGGGGCGTTCAGGGTATTCTGTATTTGGCCGAGCCTACGTTGACGACGCGCAGCTGGTCGGAGGTTCGTGGTCCGGCACGGTACCTGCTCACCCTAAGGAACTGTGACACCGATGTGCCGTTGAAGGGAGAGGACGTCTTTCTCGCCAAGGTTACCGTGTTGCACACGCTCAACTGCTATTTTACCGTTGAAGTCTCTGTGGGCTACCGGTTGATCTACGTGCGCATTGAGCTTCACGGGGCGGGTGCGCAGGGACCGCAGGGCTCATTGATTTCTCTGGGGGTGACGGTGTTCGACGGCCAACCGAGCAACGGCCTTCAGATGTCCTATTGCGAAGATCCGTGTTTTTGTAAGCGTGACGCAGACCGGTTGCTGCACTTCCGCCGTACTTACACGGGAAACGTATATTACCTGAAAAGGAAGGGTTTCTTCCGCGACCGAACGATGCAGTTCCAGATCGAACTCACGCACAACCAAACTGCGCGTTCGTAA
- the LOC119164946 gene encoding uncharacterized protein LOC119164946, with protein sequence MPDNRRTRLYRLSGHAIGGVNWRRTRFAEDVPQTHVCCLCGTIPASTVLLPCSHLLCEPCREGSAGLGTGPSCPLDREPFDVQECHVVPMPTRKSSHLRAYCWNEAAGCGFVGSLDALLLHFERDCSFHVIECPRCDVTLLHKDLPEHCVTTCLAETASASTQPPPSQDQTLARHEFNAAVSDLKTPLIDHNQLPVMQSQLDEIVEHSKKQDAQVLEIARLIGDLERTLRNELAQLVGGVSSMSSLLENLRPDERQRDSSKEERFQKGPVDSSSGVTQDFIPWNMEKKLILRKLELLFHATNASLEDVRQGAHADQRTPTVICRPVGPSFCHVLNRTLSSSLLHGRAYERKTYLATVRNASVLLDRLGPCRKFATVTQCHDRDTYFAIHFSSGKRSVIECLILSIECGGFLESSHLLSAAFSVSVLHDEQDKDRPMQKLLSGFPFTGTHFKTKLLTLKSEGFLHDDEIKFEVTVS encoded by the exons ATGCCCGATAATCGTCGAACGAGGCTGTACCGGCTGAGCGGGCACGCCATCGGCGGCGTCAACTGGAGGCGCACCCGATTTGCCGAAGACGTCCCGCAGACTCACGTGTGCTGCTTGTGCGGCACGATTCCCGCGAGCACGGTGCTGCTTCCCTGCTCCCACCTGTTGTGCGAACCGTGCCGAGAAGGGAGCGCCGGACTGGGCACCGGCCCGTCGTGTCCTTTAGACCGAGAGCCCTTCGATGTGCAAGAGTGTCACGTCGTACCCATGCCCACCAGGAAGTCGAGCCACCTCAGG gcttacTGCTGGAATGAAGCCGCGGGCTGTGGGTTCGTGGGTTCTCTGGACGCTCTGTTGCTGCACTTCGAACGAGACTGCAGTTTTCACGTAATCGAGTGCCCACGGTGTGACGTGACACTGCTGCACAAAGACCTACCCGAACACTGCGTCACCACTTGCCTAGCGGAGACCGCTTCTGCGAGCACGCAGCCACCACCTTCGCAGGATCAAACGCTGGCCAGGCATGAATTTAACGCTGCGGTGAGTGACTTGAAGACGCCGCTGATCGACCACAACCAACTGCCAGTCATGCAGTCTCAACTGGACGAAATCGTGGAACACTCGAAGAAGCAAGACGCGCAAGTGCTCGAAATCGCCCGCTTGATTGGCGATTTAGAGCGAACGCTGAGAAATGAACTGGCCCAACTTGTTGGCGGTGTGTCGTCGATGTCGTCACTCTTGGAAAACCTACGCCCAGATGAGCGCCAACGTGACTCCTCAAAAGAGGAACGGTTCCAGAAGGGCCCTGTGGATTCTTCCAGTGGAGTCACCCAAGACTTCATACCTTGGAACATGGAGAAGAAGCTTATCCTACGCAAGTTGGAGCTCCTGTTCCACGCGACCAATGCCTCCCTTGAAGACGTGCGGCAGGGAGCGCATGCGGACCAGAGAACGCCTACTGTTATTTGCAGGCCGGTAGGGCCATCGTTCTGTCACGTGCTGAACAGGACACTGTCCAGTTCACTCCTCCACGGAAGAGCGTATGAGCGCAAGACGTACCTGGCGACCGTCAGAAATGCCTCCGTGTTACTGGACCGTTTAGGACCGTGTCGCAAGTTCGCAACTGTAACTCAATGCCACGATAGAGACACGTACTTCGCGATCCACTTCTCATCCGGAAAGAGAAGTGTAATCGAGTGTTTGATACTCAGTATAGAGTGTGGCGGCTTCCTTGAATCGTCGCACCTGTTGTCGGCAGCCTTCAGCGTGTCGGTGCTCCACGACGAACAAGACAAGGATCGCCCCATGCAGAAACTGCTGTCAGGATTTCCGTTTACTGGCACGCACTTCAAGACGAAACTACTAACACTGAAGTCGGAAGGGTTTCTCCACGACGATGAAATAAAGTTTGAAGTTACTGTTAGTTAA